From one Cardiobacteriaceae bacterium TAE3-ERU3 genomic stretch:
- a CDS encoding 50S ribosomal protein L25/general stress protein Ctc, with protein sequence MSQDYRYELRGELRQDNGKGASRRLRREGWVPAIVYGGEGEPLSIAIKQDELVKNARFDSFYSQIINLKIEGQEDLEVIIRDVQHHLYKPLFMHFDFQRIVRGQDMNATASLHFINEETCPGVKEEGGIISHYITSVDIICRPRNLPEYIEVDMGAAEMGTVIHLSDLVMPEGVRLAQEEELEETAVAQVVYPQKEEEEEDEDTVDAGDVPVAGEESDAEEGDAEEGDKE encoded by the coding sequence ATGTCTCAAGACTATCGTTATGAACTGCGCGGTGAACTCCGTCAGGACAATGGGAAAGGTGCGAGCCGCCGCCTGCGTCGTGAAGGTTGGGTACCCGCTATCGTTTATGGAGGCGAAGGTGAGCCTTTGTCTATCGCCATCAAGCAAGATGAGCTGGTTAAAAATGCTCGCTTTGATAGCTTTTATTCACAGATCATTAACCTGAAAATCGAAGGTCAGGAAGATCTGGAAGTTATTATCCGCGACGTTCAGCACCACTTGTACAAGCCACTTTTCATGCACTTTGACTTCCAGCGTATCGTTCGCGGTCAAGACATGAATGCGACTGCATCATTGCACTTCATCAATGAAGAAACTTGCCCAGGTGTTAAAGAAGAAGGCGGTATTATTTCGCACTATATCACTTCTGTTGACATTATCTGCCGCCCACGCAATCTGCCAGAATACATTGAGGTAGATATGGGTGCTGCTGAAATGGGTACTGTTATTCACTTGAGTGACCTCGTCATGCCGGAAGGTGTACGTTTGGCTCAAGAGGAAGAACTGGAAGAAACAGCTGTTGCACAAGTCGTCTATCCTCAGAAAGAAGAAGAGGAAGAAGATGAAGACACTGTTGATGCTGGTGACGTTCCTGTTGCTGGTGAAGAAAGCGATGCCGAAGAAGGTGACGCTGAAGAAGGCGATAA
- a CDS encoding ribose-phosphate pyrophosphokinase, producing MTVFTGNANPQLARQIVQHLGLPLGNASVNKFSDGEIQVELHENVRGKDVFIIQPTCYPTNDSIMELLVLSDALRRSSANRITAVMPYYGYSRQDRRPRSARVPISAKVVANMIASVGIDRVMTLDLHADQIQGFFDFPVDNIYATPIFLNDILTRNFANPIVVSPDIGGVVRARATAKRVEAKLAIIDKRRPRPNESEIMNIIGDDVSGCDCIIVDDIVDTAGTLGNAALALKERGASSVTAYCTHAVLSGKAVQNIENGGLDQLVVADSIPLREEAKQCEKIRVLSIAGLVAESIRRIHVEESISSLFVD from the coding sequence ATGACCGTGTTTACGGGTAACGCCAACCCGCAATTAGCCCGTCAAATCGTTCAACATCTGGGCTTACCTTTGGGTAACGCTTCAGTCAATAAATTCTCTGATGGGGAAATCCAAGTCGAATTGCATGAGAATGTACGCGGCAAAGATGTCTTCATCATCCAGCCGACTTGCTATCCAACCAACGACAGTATCATGGAGCTTTTGGTGCTTAGTGATGCACTCCGTCGTTCGTCAGCTAACCGCATTACTGCGGTCATGCCTTACTACGGATACTCACGTCAGGATCGTCGACCACGCTCGGCTCGCGTACCTATCTCGGCAAAAGTCGTTGCCAATATGATTGCAAGCGTTGGTATTGACCGCGTTATGACGCTGGACTTACACGCCGACCAAATCCAAGGCTTCTTTGACTTCCCGGTAGATAATATCTACGCAACACCGATCTTCCTGAACGACATTCTCACGCGCAACTTTGCGAACCCTATTGTTGTTTCACCAGATATCGGTGGCGTTGTTCGTGCCCGTGCTACAGCGAAGCGCGTCGAGGCGAAGCTGGCGATTATTGATAAGCGTCGCCCTCGCCCAAATGAATCTGAAATCATGAATATTATTGGTGATGACGTCAGCGGTTGCGATTGCATCATTGTCGACGACATCGTTGATACAGCAGGCACACTGGGTAATGCTGCACTAGCGCTTAAAGAGCGCGGCGCAAGTAGCGTTACTGCATACTGCACGCATGCTGTATTGTCAGGCAAAGCTGTTCAAAATATTGAAAATGGCGGACTGGATCAGTTGGTCGTTGCTGATTCTATCCCACTGCGCGAAGAGGCCAAGCAATGTGAAAAAATCCGTGTACTTTCTATCGCCGGTCTGGTTGCAGAAAGTATCCGTCGTATTCACGTAGAAGAATCAATTTCGTCACTGTTTGTGGATTAA
- a CDS encoding outer membrane lipoprotein LolB translates to MMTKRLIFIGLSVLILAGCAGKAVQYESFDPNNNWQADGKLGIKYPRCNEYRGCTEQAVNASYVWMHNPATDQLQLFDPTGQEQLALHYAGDRVQVHEGGQVEEIGIDQLADRLGVALPIDQLDEWLTTERTEKEWDSHGWHVRVSDWQGHFYRRMTLTQGDYRIRLVTYNVKPI, encoded by the coding sequence ATGATGACTAAGCGACTAATTTTTATTGGGCTCTCAGTACTTATTCTGGCTGGTTGTGCCGGGAAAGCTGTACAGTATGAATCATTTGACCCAAATAACAATTGGCAAGCTGACGGAAAGCTGGGAATTAAATACCCACGCTGCAATGAATATCGGGGTTGTACCGAGCAAGCTGTTAACGCAAGCTACGTTTGGATGCATAACCCTGCAACAGATCAACTGCAATTATTCGATCCTACCGGACAGGAGCAGCTTGCGCTGCACTATGCTGGAGATCGAGTGCAAGTTCATGAAGGTGGTCAAGTTGAAGAGATAGGAATTGATCAGCTTGCGGATAGATTAGGCGTAGCATTGCCAATTGATCAACTCGATGAATGGTTAACTACGGAACGCACGGAAAAGGAGTGGGATAGCCATGGCTGGCACGTTCGAGTTAGCGATTGGCAAGGACATTTTTATCGCAGAATGACGCTGACTCAAGGTGATTACCGCATAAGATTGGTGACTTATAACGTCAAGCCAATTTGA
- a CDS encoding tetratricopeptide repeat protein: MRLTTIISFFASLGISSAAYAEAPWSPTANHLYDALTAQFLDHSGDYVGAMDTMANVARDSREYDAYRFAYNLAIDALNYAQAEKIAREWVATFPRDQDANWALVRVLLATDRVNAAYDVLNIMLKRNASPHQIAQLSRYLTNLSDSNKRLILLKRLADKFSDNPFLYYYVGLMAKEQGRISLAIEAFDRAIALDGRWQELRLMQAQALASTGRLQDASQLMDALVLEDPDNEYLLSAYVDILVDQYQWEAALAIVQKWQAINPDDLQLKQLQAWLASNAGQVGMALACYQELLDSGNIDFDQYLFNIAGIFSNAKEDNLALAMLVQIGSESVLYMLSRQQIALNAFSNGDIQLGQERFAELRDIFPDYALDMYLIELAQLDEHQYWLAGDKLLDQAFELYPQQVDLLYAKAEHLVAQGENAAAIDAFAELLAFDPANIDALNAYGYLLLTETERHDEGAEMIRAALAAYPDAPAIQDSYAWLNYLQGNIEEALLWSRRAYAAYRRGDIVPHYIEILLANGQKALANEVFKHESRAQPDNPALQALAEYVGESDDD, translated from the coding sequence TTGCGCTTAACCACAATAATATCCTTTTTTGCTTCCTTGGGCATCTCTTCTGCGGCATATGCGGAAGCGCCGTGGTCGCCTACTGCCAACCATCTTTACGATGCGTTAACGGCGCAGTTTCTTGATCATAGCGGTGACTATGTTGGCGCCATGGATACAATGGCCAATGTTGCACGAGATAGCCGTGAGTATGACGCGTATCGGTTTGCCTATAATTTAGCTATCGATGCCTTAAACTATGCACAAGCCGAGAAAATCGCCCGAGAGTGGGTCGCGACATTCCCTCGTGATCAAGATGCCAACTGGGCTTTGGTACGGGTTCTTCTGGCAACTGATCGCGTCAATGCTGCGTACGACGTGCTCAATATTATGCTTAAGCGCAATGCCTCACCTCATCAAATCGCGCAGCTATCGCGCTATCTCACCAACTTGTCAGATAGTAACAAGCGTCTAATCCTACTGAAACGACTCGCTGACAAATTTTCAGATAATCCTTTTTTATATTATTACGTTGGCTTGATGGCAAAAGAGCAGGGCAGAATCTCCTTGGCAATTGAGGCATTTGATCGTGCTATTGCACTGGATGGCCGTTGGCAGGAGCTGCGCTTAATGCAGGCTCAAGCACTGGCCAGTACTGGACGTTTGCAAGATGCCTCTCAGCTGATGGATGCGCTAGTCTTAGAAGACCCTGATAATGAGTATCTACTTTCGGCGTACGTCGATATATTGGTTGATCAGTATCAATGGGAAGCTGCGTTGGCGATCGTCCAAAAATGGCAGGCAATAAATCCCGATGACTTGCAACTTAAGCAGTTACAAGCATGGTTGGCCAGTAATGCGGGGCAAGTTGGTATGGCGCTGGCCTGCTATCAGGAACTACTCGATAGCGGTAATATTGATTTTGACCAATACCTGTTCAATATAGCTGGTATATTCAGCAATGCCAAAGAGGACAACTTGGCTCTGGCGATGCTGGTTCAGATTGGCTCAGAGTCCGTTTTGTATATGCTGTCGCGGCAGCAAATCGCCTTGAATGCATTTAGTAATGGAGACATCCAGCTGGGGCAGGAAAGATTTGCGGAGCTGCGGGATATTTTTCCGGACTATGCGCTTGATATGTACTTAATTGAGCTTGCTCAGCTCGATGAACATCAATATTGGCTAGCTGGCGATAAACTGCTTGATCAGGCCTTTGAGTTATATCCGCAACAGGTTGACTTGCTTTATGCAAAAGCAGAGCATTTGGTCGCACAGGGCGAAAATGCGGCAGCTATCGATGCTTTTGCTGAATTACTGGCTTTTGATCCAGCTAATATTGACGCGCTTAATGCTTACGGCTATCTACTTCTCACTGAAACTGAGCGCCATGATGAAGGTGCAGAGATGATCCGTGCGGCATTGGCAGCCTACCCTGATGCTCCCGCAATTCAAGATAGCTACGCATGGCTAAACTATTTGCAAGGGAACATCGAAGAAGCACTATTGTGGTCGCGCCGGGCATATGCAGCTTATCGACGTGGGGATATCGTGCCACACTATATCGAGATTTTATTGGCTAATGGCCAAAAAGCATTGGCAAATGAGGTTTTTAAACACGAATCCCGGGCTCAGCCGGATAACCCAGCACTTCAGGCGCTAGCCGAATATGTAGGAGAAAGTGATGATGACTAA
- the hemA gene encoding glutamyl-tRNA reductase — protein sequence MSTEAPNSTIYAFSVSHQTADSAVRERLAFSPQECEAIMQDCCDALGAAEISILSTCNRTEFYIFSEHRPALAAWLAEYKKVDIKQISKHLHCHEGREAIRHIFRVACGLDSLILGEPQILGQLKDAHRLAKRAGSVGSTLDRLYQQAFAIAKQVRNATAIGENPVSVAYAGVKLTHQFFDDHHRRTALIIGAGETGQLTARYLKDTNIGRLIIANRTLINAQALAEETGAYAISLDQLHDHLHEADMVFGTARADHILITRDQAKHAMKKRRNSLQVYVDLAMPRNFDQDIEKLGQAFRYGIDDLEQIIDDNVQARKDAAKEAEVMVHLYSDDFIGWLLSKPQQQLVRRIRENANQIRIQLLNEAYRRLSHGEDPAVVLEQMSYKLTNKLLHNPSELVHAIPPDHKDWLAIVADTFNIEQDSNER from the coding sequence TTGAGCACTGAGGCCCCCAATTCAACTATTTATGCATTCAGCGTTAGCCACCAGACGGCAGATAGCGCTGTGCGCGAACGGCTGGCGTTCTCTCCACAGGAGTGTGAAGCCATTATGCAGGACTGTTGTGATGCACTTGGTGCGGCTGAAATAAGTATATTATCAACTTGTAACCGAACAGAGTTTTATATTTTCTCCGAGCATCGCCCGGCATTGGCTGCATGGCTTGCCGAATATAAGAAAGTCGATATCAAGCAAATCAGCAAACACTTGCATTGCCACGAAGGTCGTGAGGCCATTCGCCATATATTTCGCGTTGCTTGCGGGTTGGACTCACTGATCCTTGGCGAACCTCAAATCCTCGGCCAACTTAAAGATGCGCATCGCTTGGCCAAACGTGCCGGTAGTGTAGGTTCAACTCTTGACCGCCTTTACCAACAGGCATTTGCCATTGCTAAGCAAGTGCGTAATGCTACCGCGATTGGAGAAAATCCGGTATCGGTTGCCTATGCCGGGGTTAAGCTCACGCACCAGTTTTTTGATGATCACCATCGTCGTACGGCACTCATTATTGGTGCGGGCGAAACAGGCCAACTCACAGCACGCTACCTCAAAGACACCAATATTGGCCGCCTCATTATTGCTAATAGAACCCTGATTAACGCGCAAGCACTTGCAGAGGAAACGGGGGCTTATGCGATTTCGCTCGATCAGCTGCACGATCACCTACATGAAGCAGATATGGTCTTTGGTACTGCCAGAGCTGACCATATCCTTATTACCCGCGATCAAGCCAAGCACGCGATGAAGAAACGCCGCAACAGCTTGCAAGTTTATGTCGACCTTGCCATGCCGCGTAACTTTGATCAAGACATCGAAAAACTTGGTCAGGCGTTCCGCTACGGCATTGATGACCTTGAACAAATCATTGATGACAACGTTCAAGCGCGCAAAGATGCCGCCAAAGAAGCAGAAGTTATGGTTCATTTATACAGCGATGATTTTATTGGCTGGTTGCTATCCAAACCTCAGCAGCAATTGGTACGACGAATCCGCGAAAATGCTAACCAAATCCGCATACAACTGCTCAACGAAGCTTATCGCCGCCTGTCACACGGTGAAGATCCAGCCGTTGTACTTGAGCAAATGAGCTACAAGCTTACCAACAAACTTTTGCACAATCCCAGCGAGCTAGTCCATGCTATTCCGCCTGATCACAAAGATTGGCTGGCTATTGTTGCGGACACTTTTAACATCGAACAAGACTCGAACGAGCGATAA
- the prfA gene encoding peptide chain release factor 1 — MHPNILTKLAELRERHEELNALLSDPETAADPDKLRRYGQELSQLEPIVANLAEHERITGELADLDAFADDPDMAELAKSERETLNKALERCEADLQRQMLPKDPLDEANVYLEIRAGTGGDEAAIFAGDLWRMYGKYAEGKRWQVEVLSENAGEHGGYKEIIARISGNRVYSTLKFESGAHRVQRVPETESGGRIHTSAATVAILPESDEIQAIEINPADLRIDTYRASGAGGQHINKTDSAIRITHIPTGTVVECQEERSQHKNRAKAMSWLQAKLLDAERQTAEAEQAAERKSLVGSGDRSERIRTYNYPQGRVTDHRINLTLYQLSEILEGALDVVIEPLQQEQETNALLDLQNG, encoded by the coding sequence ATGCACCCGAATATCCTAACCAAGCTTGCTGAACTACGCGAGCGCCATGAAGAACTTAACGCTCTGTTGTCTGATCCTGAAACGGCTGCCGACCCTGATAAACTACGTCGCTACGGTCAGGAGCTGTCCCAACTTGAGCCGATTGTTGCCAACCTTGCCGAGCACGAGCGCATCACAGGTGAACTCGCAGATCTCGATGCTTTTGCCGACGATCCTGACATGGCTGAACTCGCTAAAAGCGAACGTGAAACACTAAATAAAGCACTTGAGCGCTGTGAAGCAGACCTGCAGCGGCAAATGCTCCCTAAAGATCCACTGGATGAAGCCAACGTCTATTTGGAAATTCGCGCCGGTACTGGTGGTGATGAAGCCGCTATCTTTGCTGGTGATTTATGGCGCATGTACGGTAAATACGCTGAAGGCAAGCGCTGGCAAGTTGAAGTTTTGTCTGAAAATGCTGGCGAGCACGGTGGTTATAAAGAAATTATCGCACGCATCAGTGGCAACCGAGTCTATTCCACACTCAAATTTGAATCCGGCGCACACCGCGTGCAGCGTGTCCCTGAAACAGAATCCGGCGGCCGCATCCATACCTCTGCGGCCACCGTCGCCATCCTGCCAGAAAGTGACGAAATACAAGCGATTGAAATTAACCCGGCAGATTTGCGTATCGATACCTACCGCGCATCTGGTGCAGGCGGACAGCATATTAACAAAACCGACTCGGCCATTCGCATCACGCACATCCCAACCGGCACCGTCGTCGAATGTCAGGAAGAGCGCTCGCAGCACAAAAACCGCGCCAAAGCAATGAGTTGGCTGCAAGCAAAGCTGCTCGACGCCGAACGCCAAACCGCAGAAGCAGAGCAAGCTGCTGAGCGTAAAAGCCTCGTCGGCAGTGGTGACCGCAGCGAACGTATCCGTACTTATAACTACCCACAAGGGCGCGTCACAGATCACCGTATCAACCTTACTCTTTATCAGCTCAGCGAAATCCTTGAAGGTGCGCTAGACGTCGTCATAGAACCCTTGCAGCAGGAACAGGAAACCAACGCCCTGCTCGACCTGCAAAACGGCTGA
- the prmC gene encoding peptide chain release factor N(5)-glutamine methyltransferase translates to MYLSEWIAARQHDLGGESPEYDARLLAESVTGLSPTRQRIHNPKLTSETISTLNQLAARRCGGEPIAYILGHQPFYTLDLLVNQHTLIPRGDSECLVEAALARLPVEKPAIVADLGTGSGALALAIASERPQAQVIATDRSRNALTIATANRDRCAINNLTLLCADWLQSFAPDSLDLIISNPPYIAPDDPHLDALAYEPTTALIADDDGFADLYHLIAHAATYLKPGGWLLLEHGYQQALSLRQYAATFPHWHNISTLQDYGNNDRVTLMQR, encoded by the coding sequence ATGTATCTCAGTGAGTGGATTGCCGCACGCCAACACGACCTCGGAGGCGAGAGTCCCGAGTATGATGCGCGGCTTCTTGCTGAGTCTGTCACTGGGCTTAGCCCCACTCGTCAGCGTATCCATAACCCCAAACTTACCAGCGAGACAATAAGTACGCTTAATCAACTCGCTGCTCGCCGCTGTGGTGGTGAGCCGATTGCCTACATTCTTGGCCACCAACCTTTTTACACCCTAGACCTACTCGTCAATCAACATACACTTATCCCACGTGGTGATAGCGAATGTCTCGTTGAAGCGGCTCTTGCACGTCTGCCAGTAGAAAAACCTGCCATAGTTGCAGACCTTGGTACAGGCAGTGGCGCACTCGCCCTTGCCATTGCCAGTGAACGCCCGCAAGCACAAGTGATTGCCACTGACCGCAGTCGCAATGCCTTGACTATTGCCACCGCCAACCGTGACCGTTGTGCTATAAACAACCTCACTTTGCTTTGTGCCGACTGGCTGCAATCCTTTGCGCCAGACAGCCTTGACCTCATCATTAGTAATCCGCCGTATATCGCACCTGATGATCCGCACCTAGATGCACTCGCGTATGAGCCAACTACAGCACTGATCGCCGATGATGATGGCTTTGCTGACCTCTACCACCTCATCGCTCATGCCGCCACTTATCTCAAACCCGGCGGCTGGCTACTACTTGAACACGGCTACCAACAAGCCCTTTCCCTACGCCAATATGCAGCGACCTTTCCCCATTGGCACAATATCAGCACCCTGCAAGACTACGGCAACAACGACCGAGTCACTCTAATGCAGCGGTAA
- a CDS encoding SH3 domain-containing protein, producing the protein MTTSTHSSLLYLCNRTVLSITLLACVSAHATQICRVSGVAADDTLNIRNGIGMSSSVIGTFAANEDGLEQFNCQYNGNTEWCLVSDQARQRTGWVASHYLDCREAGDAQPVATSTPPALAAPRAPPNPTAIGSWCQATPYCSVSFEGQTYYFPTGWKVTAPYHDTYSVGRYRTKAATVVSTRQSDGTKAYLNVVQLKRRDCNDQRYPLGSLCFEPSLQPVTARERHIFGGLPNADIADEHSHPAPLSNAVTVIIKAVGNQEPVREWQLLSDAALDEFFKDFGEDLPEAPPEYPYVVMRPDTDGTIRFDTRFSGPVYVQGLDGADEPHTTQKSDIVIEAQPATQCFLIPPQEEGSDEQARQAMLLRYKLPYHYSSEGHNYGFNNGTQPPVGSNDDGYGHGPDLTFRLASIPCERLTSGTGKIPPMPARQ; encoded by the coding sequence ATGACCACAAGCACGCATTCTTCACTATTGTATTTATGCAACCGTACTGTACTGAGCATTACCTTGCTTGCCTGTGTATCAGCACATGCTACGCAAATTTGCCGCGTCAGTGGTGTGGCAGCCGATGACACCTTGAATATCCGCAATGGTATCGGCATGAGCAGTTCGGTCATCGGTACTTTTGCCGCAAATGAGGATGGGCTTGAACAATTCAACTGCCAATACAACGGTAATACCGAATGGTGTCTGGTTTCCGATCAGGCACGCCAGCGCACCGGATGGGTTGCCTCGCATTACCTAGACTGCCGTGAAGCTGGTGACGCACAACCAGTTGCAACATCCACACCACCAGCCTTAGCCGCACCCCGGGCGCCCCCCAATCCAACAGCCATTGGCAGCTGGTGTCAGGCGACACCTTATTGCAGCGTTAGCTTCGAAGGTCAAACCTATTACTTCCCGACAGGTTGGAAAGTCACTGCACCATATCACGATACTTACTCTGTCGGTCGCTATCGCACCAAAGCCGCAACCGTGGTCAGTACACGGCAAAGCGATGGCACCAAGGCTTATCTCAACGTCGTTCAGCTCAAGCGCCGCGATTGTAATGACCAACGCTATCCGCTTGGCTCACTGTGCTTTGAGCCGAGTCTGCAACCGGTGACGGCACGAGAGCGCCATATTTTTGGCGGGCTGCCAAATGCCGATATTGCAGACGAGCACAGCCACCCTGCTCCGCTGAGCAACGCAGTCACCGTCATTATCAAAGCCGTTGGCAATCAGGAACCCGTGCGCGAGTGGCAACTGCTCTCCGATGCAGCACTGGATGAATTTTTCAAAGACTTTGGCGAAGATTTACCGGAAGCACCGCCAGAATACCCCTACGTCGTGATGCGCCCCGATACTGACGGCACAATCCGTTTCGATACGCGCTTTAGTGGCCCGGTGTATGTACAAGGTCTCGACGGTGCCGATGAGCCGCACACCACTCAAAAAAGCGATATTGTTATCGAGGCACAACCGGCGACACAATGCTTCCTTATCCCACCACAAGAAGAGGGTAGCGACGAACAGGCACGGCAAGCCATGCTACTGCGCTACAAGCTGCCATATCACTATTCCAGTGAAGGCCACAACTACGGCTTCAATAATGGCACCCAGCCTCCGGTCGGCAGCAACGATGACGGGTACGGACACGGCCCCGACCTGACCTTTAGACTCGCCTCGATTCCTTGCGAACGCCTTACAAGCGGCACCGGCAAAATACCGCCTATGCCGGCACGTCAATAG
- a CDS encoding RsiV family protein — translation MKRKISLLMAIFTATTSIAGTELTKAPVITKPLPEPPPPCEEPTDGEALYCPDNEYIHVEYLNSTNKTANRIVNTAINEYISPELAARTDSADGIPNDSDYYPAIDQYIRDNSTSYSAANINLAIGQQPTYCGLEQYDVSINFYSGGASTGSQSWLFVFNGDQQITTDMLIIPEKRSEIERLIEDALFRYLLAEQPDSDDPDFGYPRLGWEDLSPYFNLASDGLHLQYQAYDILPGIYGDPELVLPWQWLDSIVEPHFLPEKCQ, via the coding sequence ATGAAACGTAAAATCTCCCTGCTTATGGCGATATTTACCGCTACCACATCCATCGCTGGCACAGAATTGACCAAAGCACCGGTTATCACCAAACCATTACCCGAGCCTCCACCGCCATGTGAAGAGCCTACAGATGGAGAAGCACTTTACTGCCCGGACAATGAGTACATTCATGTCGAATACCTCAACAGTACCAACAAAACCGCAAACCGCATCGTCAATACTGCCATCAATGAATACATCAGCCCCGAACTTGCAGCGCGTACTGACAGTGCTGACGGTATTCCGAATGACAGCGACTATTATCCTGCTATCGATCAATACATCCGCGACAACAGCACTTCTTATTCCGCAGCCAATATTAATCTTGCCATTGGGCAGCAGCCCACATATTGCGGACTGGAGCAATACGACGTCAGTATCAATTTTTACTCCGGTGGCGCATCGACAGGCTCTCAAAGTTGGCTGTTTGTCTTTAATGGCGATCAACAAATCACTACGGACATGTTAATCATCCCGGAAAAGCGCAGCGAGATTGAGCGTCTGATTGAAGACGCCCTGTTTCGCTACCTGCTCGCAGAACAACCTGACAGTGATGACCCCGATTTTGGCTACCCACGTCTGGGGTGGGAAGATCTTAGCCCGTATTTCAATCTCGCATCCGATGGACTACATTTGCAATATCAGGCTTACGATATCCTGCCGGGTATCTATGGCGATCCTGAACTCGTCTTACCGTGGCAATGGCTTGACAGCATCGTCGAACCACACTTTTTACCGGAAAAATGCCAGTAA
- a CDS encoding Spx/MgsR family RNA polymerase-binding regulatory protein, with protein MITLYGISNCDTVRKVRRFLEQNEVTYDFVDVREEMPSEARLSSWLAKFGEALVNKRSTTYREHKAVILEALAQGNEAVIAVLREYPTLIKRPVIEIAGEPALLGWQEDKLTSLI; from the coding sequence ATGATTACTTTATACGGCATCAGTAATTGCGATACTGTACGTAAAGTGCGCCGATTTTTAGAGCAAAATGAAGTGACTTACGATTTTGTTGATGTACGTGAGGAGATGCCTAGTGAAGCTCGGCTATCCTCATGGTTGGCAAAATTTGGTGAGGCGTTGGTTAACAAGCGTTCAACAACTTACCGCGAGCATAAAGCGGTAATACTCGAAGCACTGGCGCAGGGTAATGAAGCTGTTATTGCAGTGCTGCGTGAATACCCGACGCTGATTAAGCGGCCGGTGATAGAGATTGCAGGTGAACCGGCATTACTCGGCTGGCAAGAAGATAAGCTGACGTCATTAATTTAG
- a CDS encoding serine/threonine protein kinase, translating into MMTKIVNSWNDFDPLKHVIVGRADHSCIPPEEPATSEKVPLDSPMRGMWGPRPLETVEKANAQLDNLVKILTERGITVDRPEPLQWNQPVITPDFRTDSMMTCMPPRDTLLTIGSEIIEAAMSFRCRYWEYLAFRPLLSRYFDEDPEFIWSQAPRPRLTNASYKHNYYDERISLEDRLVRTANKDFVTTEEEILFDAADVMRMGKDLFIQHGLTTNRKAMEWFKRKYPNMRVHAVNFPGDPYPIHIDATFVPLRPGLIINNPVRPLPKEQRAIFERNDWQIVDAAQPAHDTPPPLCYSSVWLSMNCLVLDHKTVVVEASEVHQMEQMDKLGMNVIPVPFRDAYAFGGGIHCATADVYREGTCEDYFPNQDFDDPTRV; encoded by the coding sequence ATCATGACCAAAATCGTCAATTCATGGAACGACTTTGACCCGCTCAAGCACGTCATCGTCGGTCGTGCTGACCACAGCTGTATTCCTCCAGAAGAGCCTGCAACATCGGAAAAAGTCCCGCTCGATAGCCCGATGCGCGGTATGTGGGGACCACGCCCGCTGGAAACAGTCGAAAAAGCCAACGCCCAATTAGACAATTTGGTCAAAATCCTTACCGAGCGCGGGATCACAGTTGATCGCCCCGAGCCACTGCAATGGAATCAGCCGGTTATTACCCCTGACTTCCGCACTGATTCAATGATGACCTGCATGCCGCCACGCGATACATTGCTGACCATCGGTAGTGAAATCATCGAAGCGGCAATGTCGTTCCGTTGCCGTTATTGGGAATACCTTGCGTTTCGTCCGTTGCTGTCGCGCTATTTTGACGAAGATCCTGAGTTTATCTGGTCGCAAGCACCACGCCCTCGCTTGACCAACGCTTCGTACAAGCACAACTACTACGATGAGCGCATCTCGCTCGAAGACCGCCTCGTGCGCACCGCAAACAAGGATTTCGTCACCACTGAAGAAGAAATCCTCTTTGATGCGGCTGACGTCATGCGCATGGGTAAAGACCTGTTCATCCAGCATGGCCTGACCACCAACCGCAAAGCGATGGAATGGTTCAAGCGTAAATATCCAAACATGCGTGTCCACGCGGTCAACTTCCCTGGCGATCCGTACCCAATTCATATCGACGCGACCTTTGTCCCATTGCGCCCTGGCTTGATTATCAACAATCCGGTACGTCCGCTGCCTAAAGAACAACGCGCTATCTTCGAGCGCAATGACTGGCAAATCGTCGATGCAGCTCAGCCTGCGCATGACACACCACCACCACTTTGCTATAGCTCAGTATGGCTGTCGATGAATTGCCTTGTTCTCGATCACAAAACAGTCGTTGTTGAAGCGAGTGAAGTACATCAAATGGAGCAAATGGATAAGCTCGGCATGAACGTTATCCCTGTCCCATTCCGCGATGCGTACGCCTTCGGCGGCGGTATCCACTGCGCTACAGCAGATGTCTACCGTGAAGGCACTTGTGAGGACTATTTCCCAAATCAGGATTTTGATGACCCAACAAGAGTGTAA